In the Azospirillum sp. TSH100 genome, ACGACGAGGCTTTCCGCGTCGTCCGCAAGGCCTTCCCCGACCGCGAGGTGGTGCAGATCGCAACATTGGACATCGTCCGCGGCGGCGGCGGCATCCACTGCATTACGCAGCAGCAGCCGCTTCCCTGACGGTTGGCGTCACCGTGCCGCCGCTGTGGGGCAGGCGAGGGAACGGGCGGGCAGGGTCGGTGTTCTTGTCGGGCAATCTCCTTTCCGGAAAGCCCGACGATCATGGCCGAGGACACCGCCCGCCGTCTGCAGGCACGCCCCATCGCGGTGACGAAGGCCGCTCCGCCCGCCTCCACCCAGACCATCCTGCTGATCATCACGCTGATCGTCGTGACGCTCTATGTGGCGGCGGACATCCTGATGCCGATCGCGCTGGCGGTGCTGCTCGGCTTCGTGCTGACGCCCATCGTCAGCCGGCTGGAGCGCTGGCGTCTCGGCCGGGTGCCGTCGGTTCTGGCGGTGGTGGTCCTACTGTTCCTCGCCATCACCGGCTTCGGCGCGGTGGTGGGCAGCCAGCTGGGCGATCTCGCCGACAATCTGCCGGCCTACCAGCGCAACATCCACAGCAAGATCGAGTCCCTGCGCGGCGCCACCGCGTCTGCCGGCGACCGTGGTGCGCTGAAGCAGGCGACCGACGCCTTCCGCGATCTCCAGCAGGAGCTTGAACGGGCAACCGCAGCGGCCACGGCCGGTCCGCAGCCCGGCGTCGCTCCTGCGCCGCAATCCGGCCCGGCGGCACCGCCGCACCGCGACCCGGTGCCCGTCCGCATCGACCAGTCCGACACCGGTGTCTTCGATCTCGTCAGCCGGGTGCTCGGCCCGGCGATGACGCCGATCGCCACGGCCGGCATGGTGCTGGTCTTCACGATCTTCATGCTGTTGCAGCGGGAGGATCTGCGCGACCGCCTGATCCGGCTGGTCGGCTCGGGCGATCTCAGCCGCACGACCGAGGCGATGAACGACGCCGGCGAGCGGGTCAGCCGCTATCTGCTGATGCAGGTGGTGGTCAACGTCACCTACGGCCTGCCGATCGGCGTCGGGCTCTGGCTGCTCGGCGTGCCGAACCCGCTGCTGTGGGGGCTGCTGGCGACGGTGCTGCGCTTCATCCCCTTCCTCGGACCGGTGATCGCCTCGGCCTTTCCGATCCTGCTGTCCTTCGCGGTCGACACCGGCTGGACCCTGCCGCTGCTGTGCATCGCCCTGTTCGTGGCGGTGGAGCTGTTCTCCAACAATGTGGTGGAGCCCTGGCTCTACGGCACGGCGACCGGCCTGTCCTCGCTGGCCATCATCATCGCGGCGGTGGTGTGGACGACGCTGTGGGGGCCGGTCGGCCTGCTGCTGGCGACGCCGCTGACCGTCTGCCTCGTGGTGCTCGGCCGCCATGTGCCGCAGCTGCATTTCCTGGAGGTGATGCTGGGCGACCGCCCGGTCCTGCCCGACGAGGCGAAAATCTACCAGCGCCTGCTGGCCCGCGATCCCGCCGAGGCGACCGAGCTTGCCGAGGAGCGGCTCGGCAAATCGAGCCCGGTCGAGCTGGCCGACGGGCTGCTGCTGCCCGCCCTCTCGCTTGCCGAGCAGGACCGCCAGCGCGGCAGCCTGAACCCGGACGGCCGGCAGGCGGTGGCCGAGGGCATGGCAAGCCTGCTGGACGAACTGACGGAGACGACCGTCCCTGCGGCCGCCGCACCGCGTGTGCTTTGCGTCGGGGCCCGCAACAGTCTGGACGAGGCGGCGGCCGGGCTTTTCGCCTTTCTGCTGGCTGGCCATGGCATCCAGGCCGACGTTATTCAATGCGAGAAGGCATCCGCCCGCGCCATCGCCAGCCTTGGCACCGCCGGGGTGGATGCGGTCGTGCTGTCCTCGCTCAACCCGGCGGCGCTGGGCCATTGCCGGCGGATGCTGCGCCGCCTGCGCCTGCATTTCGGCCCGCGCGTTCCGATCCTGCTCTGCCTGTGGAGCGCCCATCCGGAGGCCGAAGTGCCGGAGCGCGCCAGCGCCGAGACCGACGCCGATCTGGTCGCCACCGGCATGGCCGGCGCCCTGGCGCAGCTGGAGGAGCTGAACATCGGCGTGGCGGTCGCTTCCGCGACGGCCTCTGCGCAGTCTTAAGCCGCGGCCACCCAGCGGTTGCGGCCGGCGCGCTTGGCGATATAGAGCGCGTCGTCGGCCGCCTGGATGCAGGCGTCGGCGCTCCGGCCCTGGCGATAGGCGGCGACGCCCAGGCTCAGCGTGACCGATATGCTGTGTTCCTGATGGGCGATGGGACGGTGGGCGATGATCTGCCGCAGCTTCTCCGCCACCATCTCGGCCTGGAGCTGATCGGTGTCGGGCAGCAGGATCAGGAACTCCTCCCCGCCCCAGCGGGCGCACAGGTCGTGGGCACGCAGATTCCGGCGCAGCAGGCCGGCGGTCTCCACCAGCACGACGTCGCCGGCGGCGTGGCCGAAGGCGTCGTTCACTTCCTTGAAATGGTCGATGTCCAGCATGATCAGTGCGAAGCCGCCGCCACTGCGGCCGACGCGGCACAGCTCCGCCTCCAGCCGTTCGATCATGTGGCGCCGGTTGGGCAGCTCGGTCAGCGGATCGGTCTGCGACGCGGCGTGCAGTGCCCGCGCCATCTGGCGGGTGTCGGTCTGCATACGGTCACTGATCTTGGCGATCTTGGTCAGCTGCCGCATCAGCTTCATATGTTCGTCGGCGAGCGCGCGGAACTCGTCCATCAGCGGATGGTCGGCATAGTCCTCGTGGCACGCAAGGCGGGCGAGCCAGTTCTGAAGCTTCTGTTCCTGCAGCATCATGCCCACCGTTCCCCGCCGCAAGGCCCAGCGCCTGGGCAAACCCGTCAGCGCCATGCCGTCGTTCCCGTTGCCGTCCCCGTTGCCGCCGGTCATGACGAGGTCTCCGTCACCGGAACCGCGTCCGCCTGAACGACCGCCGGCGCTGCGGCGCGCGCCACGGGCAGCCGGACGGTGAAGGCCGATCCGCAGCCCGGCTCGCTCGCCACCGAGATGCCGCCGCCATGCGTGTCGACGATGCAGCGGGCAAGATGGAGGCCGAGCCCGGCTCCGGTGGTTCCGGCGGCGTTGGAGGCGCGGAAATACTTGTCGAACAGCCGTGCCGCGTCGGCCGCGTTGACACCGATCCCCTCGTCGGTGATCCGCACCGTCACCTGGCCTTCGCCCCCCCCCTCGCCGGCCCCGCCGCCGCCCGAGAGGTCGAGGCGGATCGTTCCCCCGTTCGGCGAATATTTGACGGCGTTTTCCAGCAGGTTGGAAAACACGACGGCCAGAAGATCGCGGTCGCCGGGGATCGGCACCGGCCGGTCGGCGCCATGCAGCTCGATCCGGTGCCCTGAGGCGGTCGGCGCCATCTCGCCCACCAGCGAGGTCAGCATCGCGGCGAGGTCGAAGGCCGTCGGCCGCGCCGCCGCGGCGCCCAGCCGGTCGTGGGTCAGGCAGCGTTCGATCAGATGCAGCATCCGCTGGACCGCGTTGCGGATCTTGCCCACCCGCGGCCTTGCCGAAACCGGCAGCTTCGGCTCCAGCTCCAGCAGCTGGGAGGCGCTGTCGATGATCGCCAGCGGCGTGCGGAATTCGTGGCTGACCATCAGAACGAACTCACGCTGCTGGCGTGCCATCTCCTTGGTCTCGGTCTGGAGGCGGTCGCTGATCTTGGCGATCTTGCGGAACTGGCGCAGAAGTTTGCCATGCCGTTCCGCCAGCATCTGGAATTCCGCCAGCAGCGGGTTTTCGGCATTGGCCGGATCCTCGGCCAGCCGCTGAACCCATTGGCGAAGCTCCTGTTCCTGCGACCGCATCGTCATCCCTGGTGCTCAGTGCGCCATCAGTGGGCCAGAATCTCGAAAGGCAGCGACACGTCCTCGGCGAACTCCTCCGCCATGTCGAGCGCGCGGTCGTTGTCGCTGTCGTAATGCCAGCGCACCGACACCGTCTGACCCTTCTGGTGGGCGCCGTCCAGCATCTCCAGCACGTCGATCATGCATTTGATGCTGCTGGTGTTGAGATAGCTCAGCCCGATATCCAGCACCACCGCCGGGGCGGGATCCTTCAGATACTCCTCCAGCCAGCTGAATACCGGCGCGTAGAAATCGAAGGAATTTTCCGGATAGGATTCGCCGTCGATGCGCAGAAGCCCGGCCTCCGGATCGAAATCGATCAGGGGAGAGCAGGAGGATGCTTCGATCCGCAATCTGTCCATTATGCGTGTTCCGTAAATTCTTAGAGCTGGACTTCGAGGCTGAAGAAATAATAGGCGTCGTCCACGGCGCGCAGCGAATAGTCAAGCGGCTGGGTGGCCTTGCGCGCCATGTCGATCAGCCCGAGCCCGGCGCCGCTGGCGCCCGCTTCGCGGGGTTTGCGCGACTGCTCCTTGTAGGCGGCCTTCAGGCCGGCCTTGTCCAGTCCGCGCAGCCTCTCCAGCATCGCCGACAGCCCGGGGACGTCGTCCGCCTCCACCAGATTGCCGGAGCTGACGACGTAGTGATCGTCCTCCTTGCCGATCACCACGATGCCGCTGTTGGCCGGGATCGGCCGGCCCAGCGTCTCGCGCGACGCCGTGTAGTTGCGGACGTTCTGGGCCTGCTCCACATAGACGGAGAAGACATCCATGATCGCCGATTTCTCGATCCGCTCATTTTCCAGATGGTTGCGGACCGCCTTGCCCAGCTCCTCGATGACGCTGTGGCTGAAGGGGCCGCTGAAGCAGATCAGCAGCTTCTGCCGCGACAGCAGCTCCTGCAGGTTGAAGAGTTCGTTGCCTTTCATCGTACCTTGACGACCTGCCTTACGGGTGGACGGGGTGGGATGGGGATGCGTCGGCGTCCGCCCGCGTGGCGGTGGACGCCGACGTGACTGCCGGGGAAACGGTGAAACCGACCAGGGTGATGTCGTCACGCTGCGGCCGCTCGCCCTGATGCCCGGCCAGGGCCTGGGCGAAGGCCGTGCGGCGCTCGGCCATCGGGATCGCGTCGTGTTCCAGCAGCATGGCGCTGAAGCGGCGGTTGCCGAAGCCGAAACCGCGGGCGCCGCCGGCCTGATCGAGGAAACCGTCGGTGGTCAGGTAGAAGCTGCGGCCCGGTGCCAGTTCGACCCGGTGGGTGGTGAAGCGGTGGCCGGTGTCTGAGCGGCGATAGCCCAGGCTCTGCGCATCGCCCTTCACCTCGCCGACGGTCGCGGCGCCGGGATCGACGATGTGCAGGCCGATGCGGCCGCCGGCGAACAGCAGGTCGCCCCGGTCCGGCCGCACCAGGCACAGGCCGATGTCCAACCCATTGTCGAAGCGCGGGTTGTCGCGCCCGCGGGCCAGGGCCGCGCGCACCATGCGGTTCAACCCACCCAGGATCGCCGCCGGATCGCTGTCCGGCGTCTCCGACAGCACATGGTCGAGGATTGCCGACACCGTCATCGTCATGAAGGCGCCGGGCACGCCATGGCCGGAACAGTCGGCAACGCCGATCAGGAAGCGGCCGCCCTCCAGTGCGCGGAAGATGTGGAAATCGCCGCCCACCACGTCGCGCGGCCGCCACAGCACGCAGACGCCGTCCAGATGCCGCGCCATCTCCCGCTCGTCGGGCAGGATGGCCGATTGCAACAGGCTGGCATATTGGATGCTGTCCATCACCTGCCGGTTGACCACCGCCAGCTGGTCGTTGGACTGGCGCAGCTCCTCCGTCCGTTCGGCGACGCGCTGTTCCAGCCGCTCGGTGTAGTCGTGGACGGTTTCCGCCATGTGGTTGAAGGCGACGGTCAGCTGCCCGATCTCGTCGGCGCGGCTGTTGCGCAGGCGCACGCGGTAGTCGCCGGCGGCGATGGCCCCGGCCGAGCGGGTCAGCCGGGCGAGCGGCGCCAGCACCAGCCGGTTGAGCAGGGCGCTGATCATGCCGATGACGGCGAGCAGCGAGAAGAAGACCAGGCCGGCCATCGGCGCCAGCGCCGTCATGGTGGCGCTTTCCGCCTCCTCCAGCGAATAGGTCAGGCGCAGCAGGCCGACCAGCGTGCGTTCGCCGTTGCCGCCGGAGATGGCGATCTGCCGTTCGACCGTCGTCAGTTCGGCCCGGCCGGCTGGCCGCTCCAGCGCCACCAGCGGCTCGCCATGGCCGCCGCGGCCGCCGGACGCCGCCCACACCTTGACGCTGCGCACCGCCGGATCCTCGGCCATCAGGCCGCGGATCATCGCCTCCACCGCGCGGGTGTCGAACTCCCACACCGCCTGCCCCATGGCCGAGGCCTGGAGCGTGCCGACCAGCGTCGCCCGGTGGGTCAGCGCGTCGCGCTGCTGCCGGCCGACCAGGACGGAGGACACGCCCATGGCGATCAGCCCGACCAGCAGCGTGCAGCCGACGATCATCAGGATGACGCGGGTCAGCAGCGACGATCCGCCGGCGCGGGTGGTTCCGTCTCCCGTGCCACGGGGGCCGGCGCCGCGCAGCGTATAGGATTCGGTGTCGTCCCATCCCGTGACGCTCATCCACATCCTCCTGACCCGGCCGATCGGGCGTTCCGTGTTCATGGCGGCTTTCAATACAGCCCCGGTCCGGTGGACCGGATCCGCGGTGGTCGCATGTCCATCAGTAAATCCACCCCTGCGTGCAACATGCCGACAGTCATCGAACCGGCCGGCGGGCATGATGCATGTGGCGGATAAGCCTACAGATAGCACAATCGGTTTGGTCAGTCGTGAAATAACATTGGGCAATGACTTCGTTGATTGTCGGAACACACAGGAAAATGGGAGCAACCGGCAACCGTCGGCGACCAATGTCGTCCAATTGCGACGAAGTGTAACAGCGATCTGGTCGAGCCGCTGAAGCCTTTGCGGGACAGCGGCTTTTCCCGTGGACGGCCGCGTCACTGCCCATGCTATTTTCCGATACTGCCGCGTGTGAAGAAGCCAGGCGGTTGAAGCTGTCTTCATGGGGGAGAGCGAAGGATGGCGTTCGGTTTTCGTGCTTTCGGTGCCCCACGGATCGTTTCGACATGGCTTGCCGCCGTCGGCGGGGCGGCTTTCGCCGCTTTGCTCGGGACGGCGCCGCCCGTCGCCGCGCGTCCGGTGACCGTGCTGGCGCCGGAACTGCCGCCGATGGTCAGCGCCGACGGCACCGGCCGCGAGGCCACCATCATCAGGGAGACGCTGGCCGCCTGCGGGCATGAGGCGCGCTTCAAGGTGGTGCCCTTCGGCCGCCATTGGAACGACTACCGCGACAGCGTCCAGGCCGGCCAAGGGAACGGCGGCCAGGGGATCGGGCAGGTCGACGCCGTTTCCACCGTTCCTCCGGGCATGGAGATGCCGGGGGCCCGCTCCGCCCCCTACATCCTCTATCAGAACGGGGCGTCGGTGCTGAAAGGCAGCGGCCTGAACGTCCAGTCGGTGTCCGATCTGGCGGGCAAGCGCGTCATCACCTTCTCCGGTGCGCCCGACGTGCTGCCGGGCCTGCGCGCAGCCATCCCCAGCTTCGGCGATTTCCGTGAGCGCGCCGACCAGATGGTGCATTCCAACCTGCTGTTCGCCGGCCGGGTGGACGCGGTGCTGGCCGACGGGCTGATCTTCGCCGAATACAACCGCCAGCTTCAGGAAAAGGCGAAATCCGCCGGTGGCCTGCCCTTCGATCCGGCCCAGCCGGTGCAGTTCACCGCCATCTTTCCGCCGACCGCCTACAGCATGATGTTCCGCGACGAGTCGCTGCGCGCCGACTTTGACCGCTGCCTTGCGGAAATGAAGGCGAAGGGGCGGATCGATGCCATCGACCGCGACTGGGTCGCGCGCTATGCCGCGACCGTCGGCGACCGCTATCTGCCCGTCAGGTGAGCCGTCGGAACAAGAATTGCGTCGTCGGGGTTTATCCCATTCGTCCGATATGAATTGCGTAACCCGTTCCACTGATTAATATAACGTCATACGAATGTGCATGGGGGCGTGAGGCGTCGTGGCCCGGATCATTGTGGTCGAAGACGAAGCCGACCTTCGTGACGATCTTGTCGAATATCTCGACCGCTGCGGGTTCGAGGTGTTGGGAGCGTCGCGTGGCGCGGAGCTGGACCGGCTGCTTGACGCAGGGCCGGCCGATGTCATCGTGCTCGACATCAACCTGCCGGACGAGGACGGCTTCTCGGTCGCCCGGCGCGTTCGCGCCAGCTCGTCGGCCGCCATCATCATGCTGACGGCGCGGTCCGGCCTGATCGACCGCGTCATCGGGCTGGAACTCGGCGCCGACGTCTATCTGGTCAAGCCGGTCGATTTCCGCGAGGTGGAGGCGCAGGTCAAGGCGCTGATGCGGCGGATGCAGAAGGGCACCGCCGCGCAGCCGGCCGTGGAGCTGTCGCCGGCCGGGACCGCCACCGCCCCCGTCGCATCCGCGCCTGCGGAGTCGCGCAAGGCCTGGGTGTTCGACGATATCGAATGGCGCATCCAGCCGCCGACCGGTGCCGCCGTGCCGCTGACCGCAACGGAGTACAAGTTCCTCTCGCTGCTGGTCACCGCGCCCGGCGAGGCCGTAAGCCGCCAGGACATCTCCATCGCCCTGACCGGCCGTGACTGGGATCCCTACAGCCGTTCCATCGATTCGCTGGTCCGCCGCCTGCGCATCAAGGTGGAGGAGCGCAGCGGCTGCGCCCTGCCGGTCCAGGCGGTGCACGGCGTCGGCTATGCCTTCGTCGGTCCGGTGGTGACAAGCGCGGTGGAGGACAGCGCCGGCTGACCGCAAGCTGTTGATGGGGGTGCCCTACCCCGGTCTCGGCACTCGACTCACGGCCCTCCTTCGGCGATGGTAGCGCCCGCAAGGAAGGGACGAGAGACCACCATGACCGCCGAAACTGCTGGCGCCACCGCCGCCTCCGAGACCACGTCCGCCACCGGCAGCGCCGCTTCCGGCGGCGACGGCAGCGGCCTGTACCTGGTCGACGGCTCCGGCTTCATCTTCCGCGCCTTCCACGCCCTGCCGATGCTGACGCGGCCGGACGGCACGCCGGTGAACGCGGTTCTGGGCTTTTCCAACATGCTGCTGAAGCTGCTGGCCGACGCCAAGGCGGAGGCCGTGGCCGTCGTCTTCGACAGCAAGCGCCTGAATTTCCGCAACGAGTTCTATCCCGACTACAAGGCCCACCGCCCGGAACCGCCGGAGGAGCTGAAGCCCCAGTTCGCGCTGATCCGCGAGGCGACGGAGGCCTTCTGCCTGCCCTGCCTGGAGCTGGAGGGATTCGAGGCCGACGACCTGATCGCCACCTATGCCCGTCTGGCGCAGGAGGCCGGGCGGCCGGTGACCATCGTGTCGTCGGACAAGGACCTGATGCAGCTGGTCCGCCCCGGCGTCGGCATGTTCGACCCGATGAAGAACAAGGCCATCGGTCCCGACGAGGTGTTCGAGAAGTTCGGCGTCCCGCCGGAGAAGGTGGTGGACGTCCAGGCATTGGCCGGCGACAGCGTCGACAATGTCCCCGGCGTGCCCGGCATCGGCGTGAAGACCGCCGCCCAGCTGATCACCGAATATGGCGACCTGGAAGCCCTGCTGGCCAATGCCGAGAAGATCAAGCAGCCGGCCCGCCGCCAGAAGCTGATCGAGTTCGCCGAGCAGGCCCGCATCTCCCGCCGTCTGGTCCTGCTGGATGAGAATGTGCCGCCGCCCAAGCCTTTGGACGAGCTGCGCGTGCGCGAGCCCGACCACCAGCGGCTGATCGATTTCCTGCGCGCCCAGGGCTTCCGCAGCATCGTCTCGCGCGTCGAGATGGAGATGCAGAAGGACGGACGCATCGCCGATGGCGCCGCCGGCGGGCTCCCGTCCCCCGGTTCCGTGCCCACGCCGGCTGCCAAGTCTCCGGCGCCGGCCGAAAGCCCGGCTGGTGAAGACCGTCCGGCCCGCAAGACGGTGTTGAACGTGCCGGAGGTGCGCTACGAACTGGTGCAGGACGCCGACGCCCTGCGCCGCTGGGTCGAGCGGGCGCGCGAGACCGGCGTGCTGGCGGTCGACACCGAGACCGACAGCCTGACCCCGGCCACTGCCACGCTGGTCGGCGTCTCGCTGTCGACCGAGCCCGGCATCGCCTGCTACATCCCGCTCGCCCACAAGGCGGAGGGGGCCGCCGCCGCCGGCCAGCTCGACTTCGACGCCCCGGAGCCGCCAAAGCAGATCCCGACCGACGAGGCGATGGCGATCCTGAAGGACGTGCTGGAGGACCGGTCGGTCCTGAAGATCGGCCACAATTTCAAGTTCGACCACCAGCTGTTCGCCCGCAACGGCATCAAGGTGTCGCCGGTGGACGACAGCATGCTGATCTCCTACGTGCTGGAGGGCGGCTCGCACGGCCATGGCATGGACGAGCTGGCGGAGCTGCACCTCGCCTACACGCCGATCCCCTTCAAGGAGGTCTGCGGCACCGGCAAGAACCAGATCACCTTCGACCGCGTGCCGCTGGACCAGGCGCTGGCCTATGCCGCCGAGGACGCCGACATCACGCTGCGGCTGTGGACGCTGCTGAAGCCGCGGCTGGTCGGCGACCGCATGGTCACCGTCTATGAGACGCTGGATCGCCCGCTGGTCCCGGTGGTGGCGGACATGGAGCGGGCCGGCGTGCGCATCGACAAGACGGCGCTGTCCGACCTGTCGAAGAGCCTGTCCGAACGCCTCGTCGAGATCGAGAAGGACGTCCACGCGCTCGCCGGCCAGAGCTTCAACATCGGCTCGCCCAAGCAGCTGGGCGAGATCCTGTTCGACACTCTCAAGCTCGGCACCGGCAAGAAGGGCAAGACCGGCGCCTATTCCACCGACAGCAGCGTGCTGGAGGAGCTGGCGGAGCAGGGCCATACCATTGCCCAGCGCGTGCTCGACTGGCGTCAGCTCGCCAAGCTGAAGAGCACCTACACCGACGCGTTGCAGGAGAAGATCTCGCCGGTCACCGGCCGCGTCCACACCGCTTTCGCGCTGGCGGCGACCAACACCGGCCGCCTGTCCTCCACCGACCCCAACCTCCAGAACATTCCGGTGCGGACGGAGGAGGGCAAGAAGATCCGCCGCGCCTTCGTGGCATCTCCCGGCTTCAAGCTGCTGAGCGTCGACTATTCGCAGATCGAGCTGCGTCTGGTGGCGGAGATGGCGAACATCCAGGCATTGAAGGATGCCTTCCGCGACGGGCTGGACATTCATGCCGCCACCGCCGCCCAGGTCTTCGGCATCCCGCTGGAGCAGATGACGCCGGACATCCGCCGCAAGGCGAAGGCGATCAACTTCGGCATCATCTACGGCATCTCCGGCTTCGGGCTGGGTCGCCAGCTCGGCATCGCGCCGGGGGAGGCCAATGCCTTCATCAAGACCTATCTGGAGCGCTTCCACGAGCTGAAGGTGTGGATGGAGGCGACCAAGACCTTCGCCCGCCAGCATGGCTATGTGGTGACGCTGTTCGGTCGCCGCTGCTACATGCCCGGCATCCAGGAGAAGAACGCCGCCCGCCGCGCCTTCGCCGAGCGTCAGGCGATCAACGCCCCGATCCAGGGCACGGCCGCCGACATCATGAAGCGCGCGATGAACCGCATGCCGGGCGCGCTGGCCGCCGCCGGCAGCAACGCGCGGATGCTGCTGCAAGTGCATGACGAACTGCTGTTCGAGGTGCCGGAAGCGGAGGCGGAGGATGCGGCGCGGATTGTGCGCGAGGTGATGGAGGGCGCCGCCCATCTCGGCGTGCCGCTGGTGGCGGAAGCCGGGATCGGCGACAACTGGGAAGAGGCGCACTGAGGGGGGCGATAATCCCCCTCTCCCCCCGGGAGAGGGGCGGGGTGAGGGGGATGCACAGCGAGGATTTGGTGGGGACCGGGGAGTGCGCGATGCTTGGAGATAGTCGCTCCGCGTCCCCCTCACCCTAACCCTCTCCCCGGGGGGGAGAGGGGATTGAAGTTTTTTCCTCCGCGACGATCCGCACCGGAACCCCCTTCGCCGCCGGCGTCTTCGACGCCTCGTCGTGATACCACAGCGGGATCAGCGGGTTCATCTCCGGGTAATACGCCCCGACGCAGCCGCGTGGCAGGGGAAAGGGCGTCACCGTCAGTCCGCCCACCCGGCGGTCGACCTCGTCGCCGGCATCGCTCGCCAGCGCCACCAGCTGACCTTCCTGCAAGCCGGCGGCGGCGATGTCGAGCGGATTCATCAGCAGCACGTCGCGGGTGCCCTCGATGCCGCGCAGTCGGTCGGAATAGCCGTAGATCGTCGTGTTGA is a window encoding:
- a CDS encoding AI-2E family transporter, with amino-acid sequence MAEDTARRLQARPIAVTKAAPPASTQTILLIITLIVVTLYVAADILMPIALAVLLGFVLTPIVSRLERWRLGRVPSVLAVVVLLFLAITGFGAVVGSQLGDLADNLPAYQRNIHSKIESLRGATASAGDRGALKQATDAFRDLQQELERATAAATAGPQPGVAPAPQSGPAAPPHRDPVPVRIDQSDTGVFDLVSRVLGPAMTPIATAGMVLVFTIFMLLQREDLRDRLIRLVGSGDLSRTTEAMNDAGERVSRYLLMQVVVNVTYGLPIGVGLWLLGVPNPLLWGLLATVLRFIPFLGPVIASAFPILLSFAVDTGWTLPLLCIALFVAVELFSNNVVEPWLYGTATGLSSLAIIIAAVVWTTLWGPVGLLLATPLTVCLVVLGRHVPQLHFLEVMLGDRPVLPDEAKIYQRLLARDPAEATELAEERLGKSSPVELADGLLLPALSLAEQDRQRGSLNPDGRQAVAEGMASLLDELTETTVPAAAAPRVLCVGARNSLDEAAAGLFAFLLAGHGIQADVIQCEKASARAIASLGTAGVDAVVLSSLNPAALGHCRRMLRRLRLHFGPRVPILLCLWSAHPEAEVPERASAETDADLVATGMAGALAQLEELNIGVAVASATASAQS
- a CDS encoding GGDEF domain-containing protein; protein product: MTGGNGDGNGNDGMALTGLPRRWALRRGTVGMMLQEQKLQNWLARLACHEDYADHPLMDEFRALADEHMKLMRQLTKIAKISDRMQTDTRQMARALHAASQTDPLTELPNRRHMIERLEAELCRVGRSGGGFALIMLDIDHFKEVNDAFGHAAGDVVLVETAGLLRRNLRAHDLCARWGGEEFLILLPDTDQLQAEMVAEKLRQIIAHRPIAHQEHSISVTLSLGVAAYRQGRSADACIQAADDALYIAKRAGRNRWVAAA
- a CDS encoding sensor histidine kinase KdpD → MTMRSQEQELRQWVQRLAEDPANAENPLLAEFQMLAERHGKLLRQFRKIAKISDRLQTETKEMARQQREFVLMVSHEFRTPLAIIDSASQLLELEPKLPVSARPRVGKIRNAVQRMLHLIERCLTHDRLGAAAARPTAFDLAAMLTSLVGEMAPTASGHRIELHGADRPVPIPGDRDLLAVVFSNLLENAVKYSPNGGTIRLDLSGGGGAGEGGGEGQVTVRITDEGIGVNAADAARLFDKYFRASNAAGTTGAGLGLHLARCIVDTHGGGISVASEPGCGSAFTVRLPVARAAAPAVVQADAVPVTETSS
- the siaC gene encoding biofilm regulation phosphoprotein SiaC, translating into MDRLRIEASSCSPLIDFDPEAGLLRIDGESYPENSFDFYAPVFSWLEEYLKDPAPAVVLDIGLSYLNTSSIKCMIDVLEMLDGAHQKGQTVSVRWHYDSDNDRALDMAEEFAEDVSLPFEILAH
- a CDS encoding SiaB family protein kinase — its product is MKGNELFNLQELLSRQKLLICFSGPFSHSVIEELGKAVRNHLENERIEKSAIMDVFSVYVEQAQNVRNYTASRETLGRPIPANSGIVVIGKEDDHYVVSSGNLVEADDVPGLSAMLERLRGLDKAGLKAAYKEQSRKPREAGASGAGLGLIDMARKATQPLDYSLRAVDDAYYFFSLEVQL
- a CDS encoding SpoIIE family protein phosphatase, whose translation is MSVTGWDDTESYTLRGAGPRGTGDGTTRAGGSSLLTRVILMIVGCTLLVGLIAMGVSSVLVGRQQRDALTHRATLVGTLQASAMGQAVWEFDTRAVEAMIRGLMAEDPAVRSVKVWAASGGRGGHGEPLVALERPAGRAELTTVERQIAISGGNGERTLVGLLRLTYSLEEAESATMTALAPMAGLVFFSLLAVIGMISALLNRLVLAPLARLTRSAGAIAAGDYRVRLRNSRADEIGQLTVAFNHMAETVHDYTERLEQRVAERTEELRQSNDQLAVVNRQVMDSIQYASLLQSAILPDEREMARHLDGVCVLWRPRDVVGGDFHIFRALEGGRFLIGVADCSGHGVPGAFMTMTVSAILDHVLSETPDSDPAAILGGLNRMVRAALARGRDNPRFDNGLDIGLCLVRPDRGDLLFAGGRIGLHIVDPGAATVGEVKGDAQSLGYRRSDTGHRFTTHRVELAPGRSFYLTTDGFLDQAGGARGFGFGNRRFSAMLLEHDAIPMAERRTAFAQALAGHQGERPQRDDITLVGFTVSPAVTSASTATRADADASPSHPVHP
- a CDS encoding ABC transporter substrate-binding protein translates to MAFGFRAFGAPRIVSTWLAAVGGAAFAALLGTAPPVAARPVTVLAPELPPMVSADGTGREATIIRETLAACGHEARFKVVPFGRHWNDYRDSVQAGQGNGGQGIGQVDAVSTVPPGMEMPGARSAPYILYQNGASVLKGSGLNVQSVSDLAGKRVITFSGAPDVLPGLRAAIPSFGDFRERADQMVHSNLLFAGRVDAVLADGLIFAEYNRQLQEKAKSAGGLPFDPAQPVQFTAIFPPTAYSMMFRDESLRADFDRCLAEMKAKGRIDAIDRDWVARYAATVGDRYLPVR
- a CDS encoding response regulator transcription factor, translating into MARIIVVEDEADLRDDLVEYLDRCGFEVLGASRGAELDRLLDAGPADVIVLDINLPDEDGFSVARRVRASSSAAIIMLTARSGLIDRVIGLELGADVYLVKPVDFREVEAQVKALMRRMQKGTAAQPAVELSPAGTATAPVASAPAESRKAWVFDDIEWRIQPPTGAAVPLTATEYKFLSLLVTAPGEAVSRQDISIALTGRDWDPYSRSIDSLVRRLRIKVEERSGCALPVQAVHGVGYAFVGPVVTSAVEDSAG